The following proteins are co-located in the Solanum pennellii chromosome 1, SPENNV200 genome:
- the LOC107022173 gene encoding calcium-dependent protein kinase 8-like, translating into MGNCCVKPGKSAEKKNKKNNSKPNPFSIDYGGTKHASGSGNKLVVLKEPTGQNIHDKYDLGRELGRGEFGVTYLCTDLEGGEKYACKSISKKKLRTAVDIDDVRREVEIMKHLPVHPNIVTLKDTYEDDNAVHIVMELCEGGELFDRIVARGHYTERAAAGILKTVVEVVQMCHRQGVMHRDLKPENFLFGNKKETAPLKAIDFGLSVFFKPGERFNEIVGSPYYMAPEVLKRNYGPEVDVWSAGVILYILLCGVPPFWAETEQGVAQAIIRSVIDFKRDPWPKVSDNAKDLVKKMLDPDPTRRLTAQQVLEHPWLHNIKKAPNVSLGETVKARLKQFSVMNKLKKKALTVIAEFLSAEEVAGMKEAFEMMDTGKKGKINLNELKDGLQKLGHQIPDADLQILMEAADVDGDGSLNYPEFVAVSIHLRKMANDEHLHKAFSFFDKNRSGFIEIEELRSALRDEDDSNSKEVTDAIMHDVDTDKDGRISYEEFAAMMKAGTDWRKASRQYSRERFNSLSLKLMREGSLQVENKV; encoded by the exons ATGGGTAATTGCTGTGTGAAACCGGGTAAATCTGccgaaaaaaagaataaaaagaacaaCAGCAAACCCAACCCTTTTTCAATTGATTATGGGGGGACTAAACATGCCTCTGGGAGTGGAAACAAGCTAGTTGTATTAAAAGAACCAACAGGGCAAAATATACATGATAAGTATGATTTGGGGCGTGAGCTCGGAAGAGGAGAATTTGGGGTTACTTATCTATGTACTGACTTGGAAGGAGGAGAAAAATATGCTTGCAAATCGATATCTAAAAAGAAGTTAAGGACTGCAGTGGATATTGATGATGTTAGGAGAGAGGTTGAGATCATGAAACATTTGCCTGTGCATCCGAATATTGTGACCTTGAAGGATACTTATGAGGATGATAATGCAGTGCACATTGTGATGGAATTGTGTGAGGGTGGGGAGTTGTTTGATCGAATCGTTGCTAGAGGCCACTATACAGAGAGGGCAGCTGCTGGAATTTTGAAGACTGTTGTGGAAGTCGTTCAG ATGTGTCACAGGCAAGGGGTAATGCATCGTGATCTCAAACCTgagaattttctttttggtaaCAAGAAAGAAACAGCTCCACTGAAGGCTATTGACTTTGGGTTGTCTGTTTTCTTTAAACCTG GGGAACGCTTTAATGAGATAGTGGGAAGTCCTTATTACATGGCTCCTGAGGTCCTAAAGCGCAATTATGGACCAGAGGTCGATGTCTGGAGTGCTGGAGTTATACTTTACATTCTTCTATGTGGTGTTCCACCTTTCTGGGCAG AGACTGAACAAGGAGTAGCCCAAGCGATTATTCGTtctgtgattgatttcaagagGGATCCATGGCCTAAAGTTTCTGATAATGCAAAGGATCTTGTAAAAAAAATGCTTGATCCAGATCCAACTCGACGGCTCACAGCTCAGCAAGTTCTTG AGCACCCCTGGttacataatataaagaaagCACCAAACGTCTCATTGGGTGAGACTGTTAAAGCAAGACTCAAGCAATTTTCAGTAATGAACAAGCTCAAGAAAAAAGCTCTGACG GTTATAGCTGAGTTTTTGTCTGCGGAGGAAGTCGCTGGAATGAAGGAAGCATTTGAAATGATGGATACCGGAAAGAAGGGCAAGATAAACCTGAATGAACTTAAAGATGGCTTGCAGAAGCTTGGCCATCAAATCCCTGATGCTGATCTTCAGATTCTCATGGAAGCG GCTGACGTTGATGGAGATGGAAGTTTAAATTATCCAGAGTTTGTTGCTGTATCTATTCATCTTAGAAAGATGGCCAATGATGAACACCTGCACAaagcattttcattttttgacaaAAACCGAAGTGGTTTCATAGAAATCGAAGAGCTTCGTAGCGCTTTGAGGGATGAGGACGACAGCAACAGCAAGGAAGTCACCGATGCCATTATGCATGACGTTGATACAGACAAG GATGGTCGGATTAGTTATGAGGAATTTGCTGCGATGATGAAGGCTGGTACGGATTGGAGAAAAGCATCGAGACAGTATTCACGTGAACGTTTTAACAGTCTCAGCTTAAAGTTGATGAGGGAAGGCTCATTACAAGTTGAAAACAAAGTCTAG